From Vitis vinifera cultivar Pinot Noir 40024 chromosome 5, ASM3070453v1, the proteins below share one genomic window:
- the LOC100263066 gene encoding 3-ketoacyl-CoA synthase 11: protein MGDEKESLGTSGCVLVQDMGERGKNKLPNFLLSVRLKYVKLGYHYLISHGMYLLLVPLLGVAAAHLSTLTIKDFLQLWNHLKFNLVTVILCSALMVFLATLYFMSRPRKVYLVDFACYKPEKARMCTREIFMERSVLTGTFSEENLAFQKKILERSGLGQNTYLPEAVLRVPPNPCMAEARKEAELVMFGAIDQLLAKTGVKAKDIGILVVNCSLFNPTPSLSAMIVNHYKLRGNIMSYNLGGMGCSAGLISIDLAKQMLQVHPNSYALVVSMENITLNWYFGNNRSMLVSNCLFRMGGAAILLSNRSSDRRRSKYQLIHTVRTHKGADDRCYNCVFQEEDETKTIGVALSKDLMAVAGEALKTNITTLGPLVLPMSEQLLFFLTLVGRKIFKMKIKPYIPDFKLAFEHFCIHAGGRAVLDELEKNLDLSEWHMEPSRMTLYRFGNTSSSSLWYELAYTEAKGRIRKGDRTWQIAFGSGFKCNSAVWRAIRTIDPVKEKNPWMDEIDEFPVHVPKVASIVT, encoded by the exons ATGGGGGACGAGAAGGAGAGTTTGGGAACTAGTGGGTGTGTGTTAGTCCAGGACATGGGTGAAAGAGggaagaacaagctcccgaacTTTCTTTTATCTGTTAGACTCAAGTATGTGAAGCTTGGGTACCATTATTTGATCTCCCATGGCATGTACCTCTTGCTCGTGCCCCTGCTTGGCGTTGCTGCTGCTCATCTTTCCACTCTCACCATCAAAGATTTTCTCCAACTATGGAACCACCTCAAGTTCAATCTTGTCACCGTCATTCTCTGTTCAGCTCTTATGGTTTTCCTGGCCACCCTTTACTTCATGAGTCGTCCAAGGAAGGTCTACTTAGTGGACTTCGCCTGTTACAAGCCTGAAAAGGCTCGTATGTGCACTAGGGAGATCTTCATGGAGAGATCAGTGCTTACTGGGACCTTCTCCGAAGAGAACTTGGCCTTTCAGAAGAAAATCCTGGAGAGGTCAGGGTTGGGTCAGAACACATACTTGCCAGAAGCCGTGTTGCGGGTTCCTCCAAACCCGTGTATGGCGGAGGCGAGGAAGGAGGCCGAGCTAGTGATGTTTGGAGCCATCGATCAGCTCTTGGCAAAGACCGGGGTGAAGGCTAAAGATATAGGAATACTTGTGGTGAATTGCAGTCTGTTCAACCCGACGCCATCCCTCTCTGCCATGATTGTGAACCACTACAAGCTTAGAGGCAATATTATGAGCTACAATCTCGGTGGAATGGGTTGCAGTGCTGGGCTCATATCTATAGACCTTGCCAAACAAATGCTACAG GTTCATCCCAACTCGTATGCTCTAGTAGTGAGCATGGAGAACATTACCCTCAACTGGTACTTTGGCAACAACCGCTCCATGCTCGTCTCCAACTGCCTCTTTCGCATGGGGGGAGCAGCCATCCTCCTATCTAACCGATCATCTGACCGCCGGCGTTCGAAGTATCAGCTCATCCACACCGTCCGCACCCACAAGGGTGCGGATGACAGATGTTACAACTGTGTGTTCCAGGAAGAGGATGAGACCAAGACAATTGGTGTCGCCCTCTCCAAAGACCTAATGGCCGTGGCTGGAGAAGCCTTGAAGACAAACATCACCACGCTCGGGCCATTAGTACTTCCAATGTCAGAGCAACTCCTATTCTTTTTGACTTTGGTAGGACGAAAGATCTTTAAGATGAAGATAAAGCCATATATTCCAGATTTTAAGCTGGCTTTCGAGCACTTCTGCATTCATGCTGGAGGGAGAGCTGTGTTGGATGAGCTAGAGAAGAACCTTGATCTCAGTGAGTGGCATATGGAGCCTTCAAGGATGACTCTCTATAGGTTTGGGAACACTTCCAGTAGTTCTTTGTGGTATGAACTGGCGTACACTGAAGCTAAAGGGAGGATCAGAAAGGGTGATCGGACATGGCAGATTGCATTTGGATCTGGGTTCAAGTGTAACAGTGCGGTCTGGCGTGCCATCAGGACCATTGATCCCGTGAAGGAGAAGAACCCTTGGATGGACGAGATTGATGAGTTCCCAGTCCATGTTCCTAAAGTGGCATCCATTGTtacttga